Below is a window of Drosophila miranda strain MSH22 chromosome 3, D.miranda_PacBio2.1, whole genome shotgun sequence DNA.
ACCTGACCTAGCCCAGCCGCCAGCCCCAACCGAGAGGTGTTCATTCACGCACTTCGGTGGCTTCCTTTAAGCTGAGGATTTGCCGCATCAACTTGCCCCAAAAGAGTCGCTCAGCATTAAGTGGGAGACACACATCAATGAggtgggtgggtggtgttGGTGGCGTCTTTGAAtgattgctgttgctgctacgTGACTATATAGAATTACGCTTATTACAAAACGTGGTTAGCCGCAGTGCAGGCAGAGAGGGGGCACAGGTATATAAGATTACACAAGTATAAACCCATAAGCGAAGACTGGATGGCACACATGGGGGAACTCGTATCGAGATagatctacatacatatattcccCCGACAGATATGCGGAACTGGGGACCGATGTCACAACACTTCCTTATATGGAAGGACAGACTTCTATCGTGTGTTGGGCACCTTTGCGGTTCAATTACGTATTCACTGGGGGCAAAAAATGTAAATATCCCTATGTAAATCGTTCTCATGTGTGAATCAGTCTAAAATCAAGCTTTCTCTCAGTGTAATAAATGGGAAATGGGATACATAATGCGTAGATTCGTGCTGTCTGTCTACAGCTTCCTCGATATGCACATATTGAAATCGGGGACAACTATTTCAACACTCGAATCCCACACAGGCAACAGCTTACATAATTCATGGGGCTCCAGTCGTGGTATGGCATGAAGTCGGGAGAATCCGACGGCACCTCTTTACGGCTTTTCAGGCCATGGAAACCGAAACCATTAGAAATTCACTTTCCACATAAATGCCGAACGGCGAGGAGGGATCGGAGTCCCTCTTTGTCCATGCAAATGTTTGCACGCAATCGACCGCTCCAGGAGCAGGGCATAGGCATGTGAGGAGTCTGCAATTACCCAACGACCCCATTCCGCACAAAAGCCACACGGATGCCAGAGGCGATGGATGGGCGGAACTCGGCTAAACGTCGAAATCAAAGACCAAACCAgacccgcccccgcccccgcccccgcccccagGGGCTTAGCCATCAAATGTTTTTGTATTATAAAACAAGGACTAAACACGTGGCCAAGTTTCTGCAAGGGGCGGCAGTTGCATGCCACACGACACGTGAGCACGTACAGAATATCTTTAAATTTTCCTACTTTCAGAGTTTCATTATACATTCCTGCGGACTATTATAAATAGTTTACCAAGTGAGAACAATTAAATGTTATACAATATTCAAAACACACTCTTTGAATCTTTTTGAAAACCTTTTGCCATTTCGTGCCACATTGATTTGatattgaaatatatttttaggATTTGCTTTTATTAGGATTAGCATTTCTTTGTCGTCTAATGTCCATGTTTCAGATACAAATGTACAATTTTAAACAGAAGCTTTGCTAGTTCTGAAGTTTGGAATGAAGTTTGTAATCAAGTGACACATTCATAAACCCCAACCTTGGGGACTAATTAATGGCACTTAAATGGGCTCCAAATGGAAAATATACATGAAATCTACACGAATTCTACACCGATTTGGTAGCCTGAATGTATGCTGTGATATTTTTTTTACTGTACCATGTATTTCTCATGTAGATTTTGTGTGTAGCTAATATTCAGAATTCATTTATTTATACATTTGCGGGTGTGTGAGAGTTTATGATCTTGCAATAAACTATATTATAGTTTGAATGTATGTCTATCACATTTATGAAAAATGTAGCACGTAAGTTACCTAAAACGATGTATACAGTGCATAAAGTCTACAAAGTCTATAAAAACCACGATTTCACAGGCTAGTATATATACAACGGGCGATTAGCGAGAGTCGTTTCTGTTTGATTAGTTTAATTTGTTGCGGGCTTAACACCTCTAGGGTAACTGCATCTCAATTACGGTATAATATTAGCCGGCGATATAAAGATAGCTCGAAATGCGCGCTTCACCTTGCGTGATTTCAGGTCAGACATATTGATGTGACTCTCCGCCATTATGGATTATTATACTGGAGTGGAGGCTGCTTATCAGCCGCGATTGCTCTGGCAATTGTCATGTAAATGAAATCAGCCCGCCACAGCAGCACAACAGAAAGTGCATTGCCTTAGCCAGCGATCCGCGATGCGACTGCGAGAGAGATTACATAAGGAGATGATATCTCCCCGGACACCACGCGTCCGCCCCATTCCTCAATGGACTCTGCACACGCAGCCCTCTGCTCCATGTCCCATCGCAGTTGGCGTGGAGTGCCAGGCAGCTCATATCTTATCACTGGCAGGCGGAGGAGGAGTCACCAGCAAAAATATGAGCAACGTCTGATTAGATTGTACCGAAAATGCATTGCAACCTTGTGATTCATGGACTGGGATACTCGTGAAActgtgtgtctctgtgtgtgtgtgcgtgtaatGTATAATTGAAACCATTTGAATTTCCTGCATTAATTAAGGTTCTCCCCCACTCCCCCACTGACCCATCCACTTCCATGTGCGATTCCTCCTCCACACTTTCGCTTGCTTCGTTCAATAATTGACCTTAAAACGTGACGATATGTTAAACGGTAGCAACCCATTCTCATTCCGATTCCCATTATAGTTTCTCATCAGCAGCCAGcggatatctatatctatgTCTAGCTACAACCAGCAATCACTTAAGTAGCCGAGCACACCCACATGCTTTCCCCCCGTCTTCCCCTTCTTCGTCTCTGTCGCTGTCACAGCTTGTCCGTCGATGTTGCGTATGGGGCATGCCATGACGAGAGTGAAATTTTTGTGGTGCTCCCTTTTGGGTTCGCCCCCCAGTACCAGCGACAATTTTCAGCTTGGTATTGTTTTGATTTCATCGCTTTGTTTATACCACGTTCGGTCTCAAATGTGGCAACGAATTCAATTTAATTTCCATTTAATTGGTGGGCTAATGGCTGGGGGAAGCGGCATTTGTATTGGCCAAAATAAGACACAAGCGATTGCGAAAACGAGGCGGCTAAACGCGATGTGGGCAACATTAAAACTGAACTGAATTCTGAGGGATAGAATGTTTACACAGTTTATAAGatatttaaaatatatttcagTTTTATAAACAACGATACTTTCAACGATGCAGAAGAATGCTTGGTTGATTTACATACAATTTCCTACAATTACTGGATATAAGCTTGTTGTATGCGCAACAATTCGATTCCCTCAAGCTGCGGGAAATACCATGATGACGCCTTATTCCAGGCATCTGTTTCGGTTACAAGTCCCAGCTGGGGGGCAGCTAACGAGTTTACCGAGTTCTGCGGACTACTAAGTGCCAAATGAGAGTAATGTACAAGCCATAAGTTGCGTCGCTAACTTACGGGCTGACCAAGCAAAAAGCAATTCATTTCTAAACTTGGTCCACTTATTTTTGGGCAATACCCCATTCCCCAACACTGGGCTTAAGCGTGCATTTTGAATGTGGTTCGCATAAATAAACGTGCCCCGGCATGACTACTGTACGCCTGATCGAGATACTCACTCCGTTGTGCAGGTAGCCGTTGTTTCGGTTGATGTCCATGCTGGTTCGTGTGGCCGCGGGCATGTCCGATGCGAGAGGAAGCGCCTCGACGGCGCAGAGATCGATCTCCGGCTGGCGCTCGACGTACGAGGGCGACGCACTGCGCAGCGAGAACGGGGGGGAGCTGATGACCGGCGCAggcggctgctgctcctcctggggCAGGATCAAGTGCTGGCGGCGCACAAAGATGGGCGACTCCTTGGTGCTCAGGGTGCCCAGGGAAATGGCACTGAGGGGATGATGTTTATGCTCCACGGGCAACGTGTCGTCAGAAGAGTTGGTGGTGCTGGTCACGATTACCTTTTTGGCCAGGTAGTGGCAACGTAGGCAGGCACACCCACCGAGATGGCTGTACGACTGGGACTTGAGCGGTAGAGTTCCAAGACCGGAGGACTCTTTGGCCAGGCAGTCGCAGATGTTGCGGCGTCCGGCGGAGGTTGAGACAACACTGCTCCGTATGACGCTGGCTGCCATGCAACTCCAGATGCAGATAGATGCTCTTTAGACTTTGGAAAATGACCGGGCTCGCTTGCTCGTGCTCTTGCACTTTAATCGCACTCCCTCTTCAGTCAAGGTCGCTCGCACACACGCTCGTTCTGTGCCTCGTCTCTGTCTATTCAACTATTCAGTGGATTTTCGAGTGTTTTGTTTGATTGTCTCGTTCACTCACACACGTATCACATACATATCACAAAGCTGGCGGCGGCAACATGTGGTTCTGTTCTCCTAGCTCTAATTGCCCCCCGTCTACTGCTCGCACGCGCTTTGTCGCAAGCTTCGCTTCTGTTTCAACGGTAAACAAAGCTCTATGTCTGCACTTGAACTTATCAGAATTATCAGGTATTTATACTCGATTTCACTGCAATTTCGGGCCTGATGGGGCCAGAGGTTGTCGTTATCGCTGCAGGGGGAGGTTTATTGAACTCGACTGTGCACTTTTTTGACAATTTATTTGTGTATTTGGCGTGAGTGCAGGCGAAACTGGTTTCGATGACGATGCAAATGGAAGAAATAGAGCACTTTTGGTTTTGGTGGTCACCACCAACTAGTCTCTTGCATAAGCTTAAACGGTTTCGATTGTGCTCGGATTGCGGTATGGTATGGGGCTCTTGGCGCTAATTCTATATCACGGAAAGGAATGGAATTCACACACGAACAAAATACGCAAATAACCAAACAGCGACGAACATAACAACAAAGTGCAGCGTGTCAACGTCCGCCCTCCACAACTTTTACGGTAAAAATGAACTGCGCGAACGTTAAGCAAGAGAGACAAACGAAAACGAAAGCATGGGCAACTTCGAAAGCTTTCGCACGAAGCTTTGGTAAGCACTATACAAATACCCGTTAAACAACCGCCGATTTGATAGCGATTGATAATCTAAATAGCGATTATTTTGGGGTTTATCGATTCCAACGAAGCTTCCGATTGACATTCGGAAGCTCAAAACAGACGGTTTTGTTTTAGTTATTTTTATTAGCTTACCCTGACAATGTACGATGCCTGATGGAGGCTGTTGTATTTTGATCTTATTCCAACATTTATTTACATTTATATTTCAATAATGGACTACAAAataatttgtttgtttggaTATCAGCAATCACTGACGGTTTGTCAGACGTAGCCAAATCTACCAAGTGGCTAAACACCGTAGGAACAACAAATGTACGAACATATAAAGTCCCTTAAAGACTAAAGAATCGTTCAACACCATTAGAAATGGGAACAGCTTCCAGTGCTCAACACTTGTGCAGCTGCCCTGCGACTACTGGTACAATGTAATGCGATATAGAGGTACACTTCTTAATTATAAACTAGAGGAATCCTGAATCGTAAGTTTTTGCGAGTTTGGTTTTAGTCGATTTAATTGTCCTTCTTTATGGCCTGTGTCTGACCCTCGGCACTTTTCCGTTTGGCCAGCATGTAATGCGACACGTTCTCGTACACGAGGAACGTGATCATGCACGCGGGTATCACACGCGTCAGGTTAGGCTGCAGGCCCTTGTAGAAGCCGTTGAGGCCTTCGAATCTGCAATGAAACGAAACATGGATAGGGGGTTAGTGACTGTGATGAGGTGGCTACAATTACTTACAGTACAACGCGTTGGCTGTTTCAGTTTAGCAAAGAGATTCTGCACAAGTTACGAGAATGGGAAATAGATAGAGAGGAGCACGGACTACTTACAACATAGCGTACggctgaagctgaagcccaTAGCCCTTGGCCAAATTAAAAGACTCTGGTTGGACCCGAGACGTTCTTtagtttgttgttttttttcttagtGTCCTTTTGGATTGCCATCATGGCATTTTAATATAGGTAAGTAACTAGTTTTGTATTTTCTTCTCTTGGTTGTATGGTTTGATTGGGATTGTTCTGCTTCAGCAGCTTAGTTGTTGGTTCACAATGCGTTTTATGCTTATTTACATAAGTGTCAAGGTTCATTTCATCCTTAAGATTATAAACCACTTGCGAAACTATGAAGAATCTTTTTGCCAAAACGAAATTTTGTCTCAACTAAACTAGAAACTGGTTTCAGCTGCGTTTACAATTCCAATCCattacaaaataaataatttaactAAACTATGAACtaaatgtgtgtgtgggtgtgtgttgCTTCGGTGAATTTACATACCATCACAACAATAATTTTCAACGTGAAGCTGCGCAGAATGTAAAACAAACTAGTTATGGAATTAACTTAGGGCTAGTATTTAGGTGGTTCTTAATCGAATTATAACAATAATACAAAACATGTTGtcatttttgttgctgtttgctgcaCATTGGAGGAAACTAGAAAGATTCGTGTATTCTAGGTGCTTAAATTCTGTTCCAGATTCTAGATCCTAATTCCTAGATGCTAGATCCTAGGTTCTGGTTAATACTCTATCTAGCTGGTCAGCTTCTCCCAAATCAGCATGACCATGCAGATGTTGGGCGTGACGTGGACCAGGTACGGCACAAGTCCCTTATAGAAACCGCGCATGCGTTCGTACCTCCAAGTCTGTTTAATGCAGTCCCAGGTGCCGCTGTAGCGGTGGTGGTGATCCTGCAGGCGGGCACGCACCACCTGGTACGGGTATGTGGCTGCTGCCGCAATCAGCTTGGAGACGGCCGCAAAGGCCAAGTACTCGGTGGTGGCCTGTGGATGGAAAGCGGTCAACGGTTAGAAATGCGAGCGAAAAGAAATTTTCTTGAACAGCTGCCAAATCGCTCAGACGTCACCAAAGAGCAGCCATTGCCGGATATATACCGATATGGATGTGCTTATACTATAtctgtatgtatatattatatcGGATGGCAACGGCACGAGCAACCTGGTCATGTGATGCTGTTCTCCACTGATTTGTATACACACCAGTTTCGTATCGATGGGCAGCTTGCGGTATTCGTTGTAGGCATTCTTCATCTCCTCGTAGGTCATGAACTGAATGGCGCCGTGTGAGACGCCCAGCATGCCGGGAACGAACCCTCTGTACAGGCCCCGGACACCCTCCTCCTTGTAGATCTGGCTCAGAGCATGTACCATTCCCCGGTACTCGGCACTGGCCGAGGCGTCACACTGCAGACACAGGCGCGTCTTCACCACCCAAATGGGATTGGTTAGGAGCAGGGTGAGGGCTCCAGACTCGGCGGCAGCCAGCATGTGCATGGCGGGACCCAGTGGCATTGTTGTATTACCGCCCTGGATGAATGTTTTGATGGTGTTGTAGCTGCAAGTGACAAGGGAAGTTTTAATCGATGGTTTCTTCGAGACAAATGCAAGTTCAGATCCACTTACAACATGAAGTACAGCCCCCAGGAGGAGCCCGATCCCCAGACATTGGGGGTGACGCCCTTGTAGAGCCCTCGGAAGCCCTCTTGGCGGAAAATGGTTGAAAAAGCGCTGCCCAATCCACGATACTGGGGCACCGTCGCTGTCCGTCCATCGTTAACTAAAATTAGACAATCGAAACGGAAAAACCATTGTGATAAATACGTCTAGACAGGGCAGTAAAAATCGTGTCATCATATAGCTGGATAATTGGGTAGGAGGGCACAGTAAGGCTAGCATACGTCATCCCGTTGCTTGTTCTTTACCGTAGGCAGCTGTACGGCCCTCGGTTCGGTACAGCACGGCCCGGAATGGACGGCAAATCAGTTGTTGACTCTAACAGGCCCTGGCCAAAGTTGTTTTCGCCCAACAGATAGCGTTAATTGCCAGCGGATGCGATAAGCAGGGAGAGTCCAAATGAGCTCTACATTTGTACGCGTCCATTAGCATCTATTTATAtgaaaatatgtatgtacgagCACGGTAGTAGCGGGAGCTGGCCTGACAACAGCGCCACAAGCCAGAAAGGGGGCTCGTCTTTCGCCAGAACTTTCAGTATTCTCAATTTTTGTATTTCTTAGCTATTTTTAGTTGCCCCATGAGTGACCTTGAGCGATGGCACTaactggctgctgctgggcagTCCGGATGATGATCTATAAATTAAGTATACGCCTATCTGCTGACACAATCGAGTTTTAGGGCAAAGTAATGAGTTTTTGATGGTGCACTCGATAGCACCCGATAAGGTCCCAAGTGGCGGGGCTGATTCAGCGAACTTCCCGCTTGGCAACAGGCTGGAACTCGTTTTGCGGCTGCTTGTGCCACATAAACCGGACAGGACAGTGCCCAAAGCTGTCGTCTGTCAGCGGCCGAAAGTTGCCGTTAACAAAGCGAATGTACAGTCAGCAGCAAGCAGCACCAGGCAGCAGCGTGGTCACGTGAGCAAAAGAGCAAAAGCAAACAAGTTTCGAGCGTCTGAGCCAAATGCGTCATCGCGTCGCAGAAAAGTAGAAGGCCTTGCGCAAGTCAAGTCAATAGAAAACAGCTGTTGAAGCTGGAGAAGATTCGACGAGTTTCCGAGCTCAAATTATTCCGAGATACTACACATTGTTAATGGAAATAGAAGAACAGAGAGCAGAAAGCTGTGGGCTGCTATCTACCAGTGTGCTCGTATGTCTGGGTCTTTGAGCTGCTTAATCAGTTTACGAAATTTCGCATGGTGTGATTTTATTCGCATAAACAACCTAATTTGCTGGGACTCCCATTGTGGTTGTTGTTTACTCAACATTTTTCTGCTGAATTTACATATTGACTCTTACGCTGGTCGCCTTTTAGCGCTGATCTCaagcagcaacaaaacaaTAATATTTAACAAACCCGCTccggttgttgttgttttgaaCCCGACTATACGGAAATACTGCTCGTGCACACATATTTTGCGCATGAAGCGCCAACGAGGCCAACTACATTTATACATGTATGTTGGGAAATGATTCATTGAATGTTTTTCCACAAGCCAAGCAAAGGAAGCGAAAAAAACGAATCAGCTGATTCAGAATGACAATCAGCTGTTCGTTTCCTCTGAAATTGTATCTGCTAATTACAGGCCATAGCACCCACTGAGGTTAACTGGTGGGGTTAATATCGATCTTTGACAGGCAACGAAAAACAGTTTGAGGGCGTGTTTTTATTTGCTTCTCGAGAATTCTAGATTAGAGTAAATTTAGCCAacagtggagtggagtggggcATAATCAGTCATACGGAattgtcaacaaatcaataAATTTCGACCAGCTATCGGA
It encodes the following:
- the LOC117187880 gene encoding mitochondrial folate transporter/carrier, whose product is MNPSGPAATGSPKKFNVLAHFKYEHLVAGVSGGVASTIILHPLDLIKIRFAVNDGRTATVPQYRGLGSAFSTIFRQEGFRGLYKGVTPNVWGSGSSWGLYFMFYNTIKTFIQGGNTTMPLGPAMHMLAAAESGALTLLLTNPIWVVKTRLCLQCDASASAEYRGMVHALSQIYKEEGVRGLYRGFVPGMLGVSHGAIQFMTYEEMKNAYNEYRKLPIDTKLATTEYLAFAAVSKLIAAAATYPYQVVRARLQDHHHRYSGTWDCIKQTWRFEGLNGFYKGLQPNLTRVIPACMITFLVYENVSHYMLAKRKSAEGQTQAIKKDN